The genomic DNA CGGCGTGCGGGCGGCTCGCGGCGGCGGACGGCCCGGCCCGGGGAGCGGCGGCGGACGGTTCCGCCCCGGACGCGGGCACGCCGCGGGAGGGGCTGGCACCGCGGGAGGTGGACGTGCTGGCGGTGGTGGCGACGGGGGCGACCAATGCCGACGCGGCCCGGCGGCTGGGGGTGCGGCCGGAGACGGTGAAGGGGTACCTGCGGTCGGCGATGCGCAAGCTGGGCGCGCACACGAGGCTGGAGGCGGTGGTGGCGGCCCGACGGGCGGGTCTGCTGCCGTAAGCCGGCCCGACGGGCGGGGCTCCCGCCGTGGCCGGCCCGACCGGCGGGGCTCCCGCCGTGGCCGGCCCGACCGGCGGGGCTCCCGCCGTGGCCGGCCCGGTGCAGGAGTACGTCGCGGGAGTCCGCCGGGGACCACCGCCGGAGGCCGCCGGAGACACGCGCTTCTCCGTTCCTGCTCCTCGGGGGGTGCGGGCCCCGCGCCGGACGGGCGGCCCCGCGCGGGACGCCGAGCGCCCGCCCGGTCCACCGGTCGGCCCACGGACCGGTCCACCGCGCCCGGACCCGGGCCGGCCGCCCGGCATCCGGCATCCGGCATCCGGCCCGCACCCGCCCGGGCGACGGTCGTTACCCCCGCGCCCTGCGGGGAACGCGCATCTCATCGAAGAGGGCCGCCGCGCGACCACGCCCGCGAACGGGCGGTACGGCGGCAAGCGGACGAGCGAGAGGGAACACGCCATGCCCCGAGGCAGCAGCCCGAAGCGGGAGCGGCAGTACGAGCACATCAAGGAAAGCGGCAGGAAGCGCGGCATGTCCGAGGACCGGGCCGAGGAGATGGCGGCCCGTACGGTCAACAAGGAACGGGCCCGCTCCGGCGAGGCGAAGTCCGCCAGCCGGAGCTCCACCCGGGGGAAGTCCCCCTCTCAGCGCGGCGGCGAGAAGTCCGGGAACCGCTCGAAGGAGCCGACTCGGGACGAGCTCTACCAGGAGGCGAAGCGGCGGGGGGTCGAAGGGCGCTCGTCGATGAACAAGGACGAACTGGCCCGGGCGCTGGGCCGCTCGTAGGGACCCGCGCGCGGATGCCACAGGCCTGCGCCGGTCCGGCACCCGGCACCCGACGTCCGGGGAGAGGGAGTGGCGCGGCGGCGCCCGGTGTGGCCGCCCCCGCCGCGGTCGCCGGTCACCGGCCGCTTTCGACGATCCGCGGCCGGGGCGGCGCGGGGCCGGGGGTGGGAGGCCGCCTCACCGGTCCGGTCGGGAGTACGGACCCGTGCCCGCCGGAGAGGGTTCCGCACCCGATCGTCCAACCGCCCGGGTCCGCCACCGGTTCAGCTTCGCGAACGGGGGGTTCCGCACCCGATCGTCCAGCCGCCCGGCCGGCGGCCGTCGTCGGCCCGGACGGCGCCCTGGTACCGGCGGCACCGGGCCACCCGATCGCCCGGTCACCAGCCCTGCCGCCGTCCCCGGGCGGCTTCCCGGCGCCACCGCCCGGTACGGCACCGGCGCGGGCCGCGGGGGTCCGCCAGCGCCCGCTCCCCCTCGCCGGTCACCCGTATGGCACCGGTGCGGGCCGCGGGGGTGAGGGCCTCCGGGGGCTCTTCCACGGTCCACGGTCCCCGTTCCGGCACGGGGGCCGCCCGGCGACCGCCCGGGCCGGGGCCGTTTGCCGGCCCGTACGGGTGTTACCCGTCCTGTCGCCGCATGCGGCTCCGCGGACGGTGGAGAGCCGTTCGCCTCAGGGCCCGCGAGGAAGGAGGCACGGGGATGACATCGGTCAAGGACATGCTGGACACGTATCCGGCGGACCTGGGCGGAGTGGACGAGCAGGCCGTGGCCAGGTGCATCGAGGCGTGCGTCGCCTGCGCCCAGGCCTGCACGGCCTGCGCCGACGCCTGTCTGGCCGGGGGCATGGTCGGTGAGCTGACCAAGTGCATCCGCACGGACATGGACTGCGCGGACGTCTGCAACGCCACCGCCGCCGTACTGTCCCGCCACACCGGTTACGACGCCGACATCACCCGCGCGGTCCTCCGGGCGTGCGCCACGGTGTGCGGGGCGTGCGCCGACGAGTGCGAGAGCCACGCGGACGTGCACGACCACTGCCGCGTCTGCGCCGAGGCGTGCCGCGGCTGCGAGCAGGCGTGCGACGACCTGCTCGCGAGCCTCGGCTGACCACGGCGCTCCGGCCGTCCGCGCAGGCGCGGACGCCGCCCTCCGACTCCCGTCACGGCACGGTCGGCATGGCGGTCGCGACGGTGCGCGCCCGCGCGGTGCCGACCGTGGTGGTGCGCGCCCACGCGTGCCGACCGCGGTGGTACGGCCACCGGGCGGCGCGCGCCGTCGGGTGCGGGCGTCCACGGCCCGTGGCCACCGCGGCCCCGGACCGTCCCCCTCGACCGCACCGTCGCCCCGGTCGAGGGGACCTTCGCTCCGGCGTCGCCTTCGCATCCGCTGCTCGCCGGCGCCGGGGCGGGCGGCACGGCGCGGGCCTCCCGCCCGGCCGTCCCCGTACCCCCGTTCCCGTACCCCCGTTCCCGCCGTCCGTTTGCGTTCCGGGGGCGGGCGGAGCTCCGGGATCCCGTCGGAGGTGCGGGCGCCGCGGCCGACCGCCCGCGGCAGGTCTCCCCCGTACGGGAGGGGGCAGGAGCACCCGGAGCGGACCGGGCGGCGAAGCGGCGCGGCCGCGGGACCGGCGCGCAGGGCGCCGGACGGACGAGGGGAGAGGCGCCATGTCCCAGGAGAGGCGAACCGCGGACCGCCTGCGGCGCACCGCCGCCGAGGTGTTCGGCTGGGAGGAGCTGCGACCCGGGCAGCTGGCCGCGATGGAGGCGGTCGCGGCGGGCCGCGACACGCTGGCGGTGATGCCGACCGGCGCGGGGAAGTCGGCGGTGTACCAGGTGGCCGCGCTGCTGCTTCCCGGACCCACCGTCGTGGTCTCCCCGCTCATCGCCCTGCAGCGGGACCAGATCGCCGGCCTGCTGGCCCGCGACGCCCCGGACGCCGTCGCGGTGAACTCCTCCCAGTCGGCCGGGGAGACGGAGGCGGCCTGGGAGGCGGTGCGGCACGGGGACGCCGAGTACCTGTTCCTCTCCCCCGAGCAGCTGACGAAGGACGAGGTGGTCGAGCGTCTCGCCCGGGCCGCGCCCTCCCTGTTCGTCGTGGACGAGGCGCAGTGCGTGGCCGCCTGGGGCCACGACTTCCGCCCCGACTACCTGCGCCTGGCGCAGGCGGTGCGGCGCGTGGGCCGCCCTCCGGTCCTGGCGCTCACGGCCACGGCGGCCCCTCCGGTGCGCGAGGAGGTCGTCCGGCGGCTGGGCATGGAGGACCCGGCACTGGTCGTGGCCGGATTCGACCGGCCGAACATCGCCCTGGAGGTGCGCAGGTTCCCCGACGACGCGGCCAAGCGCCGGGCGGTGGTGGAGCGCGCCGCGGCGGAGCCCAAGCCGGGGATCGTGTACGCGGCGACCCGCAAGGACGCCGAGGGCTACGCGGAGGAACTCGCCGGGCTGGGCCTGTCGGCCGCGGCCTACCACGCCGGGCTGGCCGCCGGTGAACGCTCCCGGGTGCACGACGCCTTCCTGGCCGGCGAGGCCGAGGTGGTGGTCGCCACCTCCGCCTTCGGCAT from Streptomyces sp. MRC013 includes the following:
- a CDS encoding plasmid stabilization protein; translation: MPRGSSPKRERQYEHIKESGRKRGMSEDRAEEMAARTVNKERARSGEAKSASRSSTRGKSPSQRGGEKSGNRSKEPTRDELYQEAKRRGVEGRSSMNKDELARALGRS
- a CDS encoding four-helix bundle copper-binding protein translates to MTSVKDMLDTYPADLGGVDEQAVARCIEACVACAQACTACADACLAGGMVGELTKCIRTDMDCADVCNATAAVLSRHTGYDADITRAVLRACATVCGACADECESHADVHDHCRVCAEACRGCEQACDDLLASLG
- a CDS encoding ATP-dependent DNA helicase RecQ; its protein translation is MSQERRTADRLRRTAAEVFGWEELRPGQLAAMEAVAAGRDTLAVMPTGAGKSAVYQVAALLLPGPTVVVSPLIALQRDQIAGLLARDAPDAVAVNSSQSAGETEAAWEAVRHGDAEYLFLSPEQLTKDEVVERLARAAPSLFVVDEAQCVAAWGHDFRPDYLRLAQAVRRVGRPPVLALTATAAPPVREEVVRRLGMEDPALVVAGFDRPNIALEVRRFPDDAAKRRAVVERAAAEPKPGIVYAATRKDAEGYAEELAGLGLSAAAYHAGLAAGERSRVHDAFLAGEAEVVVATSAFGMGIDKEDVRFVLHASVPGSLDAYYQEIGRAGRDGEPAVAVLHYRPEDRGLQRLFTARTPDEETLGEVAERIHGQDGPVALDDVGERTDLSRRRVTAAANLLEQAGAVRTGDDGEVRPVPGVTAEDAAARAAEEAQARKRLEQSRLEMMLGYAETTGCRRRFLLGYFGEAYEAPCGGCDVCRAASPADGTVAQGVGDGEDARPRHPAAASYPPGTPVRHGEWGDGTVMSEEGDRITVLFDSMGYRTLSLPAVAGKGLLTVRVERPAD